A genomic window from Pseudoalteromonas piratica includes:
- a CDS encoding amidohydrolase family protein, with translation MKHILKTSLAMAVSLALCSHVSADEAKKEEKKEWQVDAPQGEFFDANIKVQQGTWMNVDISPDGKTLAFDLLGDIYTMPISGGKATKLTSDIPWQMQPRFSPDGKKIAFTSDQGGGDNIWVMNTDGSEQVAVTKETFRLLNSPVWSPDGDFIAARKHFTGTRSLGAGEVWLYHKAGGKGVQLTKRANDQKDLGEPAFSPDGRYVYFSQDATPGKTFHYSKDSVAGIYKIKRYDRETGEIETIIEGMGGAIRPTPSPDGKKLAYVKRDDFQSSLYVYDFATGEHTKLYGDLERDMQETWAIHGVYTSIAWTPDNEELVFWAGGKIHKLDVASKKVSDIPFEVETSKKLQTALRVAQNLDTKDFDVKMLRNVQVSPDGETAIFEAMGHIYKRDLESGKVKRLTKQNDHFEFYPSFSRDGKKIVYVTWDDSEQGKVRVVSARSGRGKDVVEVKGKYVEPTFSPNGDTVVYRKIKGGAILDPSYSVEPGIYAVSSKGGDAEFITKSGIQPQFGAQNDRIYVMQAWPKPSLSVVELDSKKERKLYESKHATEFRVSPDGKYLAFAERFKVFVTPFVERGKTINIGPKDSQFPIEQLSVRAGENISWNTAADKLYWSLGPELYHADLNGVFDITKDESKSFKVENGQNIGFKQKMDAPKGVIALTGARIITMKGDEVIENGVILTDGKHIKAVGAVADVTVPSDALIIEMNGKTIMPGLVDAHAHGSQGSNEIIPQQNWENLAGLAFGVTTIHDPSNDTTEIFAASEMQKAGKIVAPRIFSTGTILYGANMPGYTSHVDSLDDAKFHIERLQKVGAISVKSYNQPRRNQRQQVVQAARELGMMVVPEGGSLLQHNLTMVVDGHTGVEHSIPVANIYDDIKQLWRQTDVGYTPTLGVAYGGIWGENYWYDKTDVWSHPILSKYVPKNQLLPRSMRRVKAPDHHYNHVNNARVSKELQDLGVLVNIGAHGQREGLAAHWEMWMFAQGGMAPLEVIRTATIDPAKHFGLDKHIGSLEVGKLADLMVIDGNPLENIRDTDKVTHTMINGRLFDTATMNEVGKKKREKLYFEK, from the coding sequence ATGAAACACATATTAAAAACCTCACTTGCAATGGCAGTGAGCTTAGCGCTGTGTTCGCATGTAAGCGCTGATGAAGCAAAAAAAGAAGAGAAAAAAGAGTGGCAAGTAGACGCGCCACAAGGTGAATTTTTTGATGCAAACATCAAAGTACAACAAGGTACTTGGATGAATGTTGATATTAGCCCTGACGGTAAAACACTGGCGTTTGACCTTTTAGGTGATATTTACACAATGCCAATTTCAGGTGGTAAGGCGACAAAGCTTACTTCTGATATTCCATGGCAAATGCAACCGCGCTTTAGCCCCGATGGCAAAAAGATCGCGTTTACGTCTGACCAAGGTGGCGGTGATAACATTTGGGTTATGAACACAGATGGTTCAGAGCAAGTCGCAGTAACAAAAGAAACGTTTCGTTTATTAAACAGCCCTGTGTGGAGCCCTGATGGTGACTTTATTGCGGCGCGTAAACACTTCACGGGTACGCGTTCACTTGGTGCAGGTGAAGTTTGGCTTTATCACAAAGCAGGTGGCAAAGGTGTTCAGCTAACAAAGCGTGCTAACGACCAGAAAGACCTTGGTGAGCCAGCATTTTCACCTGATGGCCGTTATGTCTATTTCTCACAAGATGCAACTCCAGGCAAAACATTCCACTACTCAAAAGATTCTGTTGCGGGCATTTATAAAATCAAACGCTATGATCGCGAAACAGGTGAAATTGAAACCATAATTGAGGGAATGGGTGGTGCTATTCGTCCAACGCCATCACCAGATGGTAAAAAACTAGCTTATGTAAAGCGTGATGATTTCCAATCAAGCTTGTATGTTTATGACTTTGCAACAGGTGAGCATACTAAGCTCTATGGTGACCTTGAGCGTGATATGCAAGAAACATGGGCAATCCATGGTGTTTACACTTCAATTGCATGGACACCAGATAATGAAGAGTTGGTGTTCTGGGCTGGCGGTAAAATTCATAAACTGGATGTTGCAAGCAAAAAAGTAAGTGACATTCCATTTGAAGTAGAAACTAGCAAAAAGTTACAAACGGCACTGCGTGTTGCACAAAATCTTGATACTAAAGATTTTGACGTAAAAATGCTGCGCAATGTACAGGTTTCACCTGATGGTGAAACAGCCATTTTTGAAGCCATGGGTCACATTTATAAGCGTGATTTAGAATCAGGCAAAGTAAAACGTTTAACCAAACAAAACGACCATTTTGAGTTCTACCCGTCGTTCTCACGTGATGGTAAGAAAATTGTCTATGTTACTTGGGATGATAGTGAGCAAGGCAAAGTACGCGTAGTATCAGCGCGTTCTGGTCGTGGTAAAGATGTTGTCGAAGTAAAAGGCAAATATGTAGAACCTACTTTTAGCCCAAATGGCGATACTGTGGTATATCGCAAGATTAAAGGCGGTGCGATTTTAGACCCAAGCTATTCTGTTGAACCAGGCATTTATGCAGTTAGCTCTAAAGGTGGTGACGCTGAGTTTATTACCAAAAGTGGTATTCAACCACAATTTGGTGCGCAGAATGACCGCATTTATGTGATGCAGGCATGGCCGAAGCCTTCTCTGTCAGTGGTAGAGCTGGACAGTAAAAAAGAGCGCAAGCTTTACGAGTCGAAGCATGCGACAGAGTTTCGTGTATCACCAGACGGTAAATACTTAGCGTTTGCAGAGCGTTTCAAAGTCTTTGTAACGCCTTTTGTTGAGCGTGGCAAAACTATCAACATAGGTCCAAAAGACAGCCAATTCCCAATTGAGCAGTTATCAGTACGCGCCGGTGAAAACATTAGCTGGAACACAGCAGCCGATAAGCTTTATTGGTCGCTTGGTCCAGAACTTTATCATGCAGACTTGAACGGTGTGTTTGATATTACAAAAGACGAGTCTAAGTCGTTTAAAGTAGAAAACGGCCAAAATATCGGCTTTAAGCAAAAAATGGATGCGCCAAAAGGGGTAATTGCACTGACTGGCGCACGCATCATTACCATGAAAGGTGATGAGGTGATAGAAAATGGCGTTATCTTAACAGATGGCAAGCATATCAAAGCGGTTGGTGCGGTAGCAGATGTAACTGTACCAAGTGATGCGTTAATTATTGAAATGAATGGCAAGACGATTATGCCAGGCTTAGTTGATGCGCATGCTCACGGTTCACAAGGTTCGAATGAAATTATCCCGCAACAAAACTGGGAGAATTTAGCAGGTCTTGCGTTTGGTGTTACGACAATTCATGACCCTTCAAACGATACGACTGAAATCTTTGCCGCTAGCGAAATGCAAAAAGCAGGTAAGATTGTTGCCCCGCGCATCTTCTCAACCGGTACCATTTTATATGGTGCGAACATGCCGGGTTACACGAGCCATGTTGATAGCCTAGACGATGCTAAGTTCCACATCGAGCGCTTACAAAAAGTGGGTGCGATTAGCGTTAAATCATATAACCAACCACGTCGTAATCAACGTCAACAGGTAGTGCAAGCCGCACGTGAGTTAGGCATGATGGTAGTACCTGAAGGTGGTTCATTGCTGCAACACAACCTAACAATGGTTGTGGATGGTCATACTGGGGTTGAGCACTCAATTCCTGTGGCAAATATTTATGATGATATTAAGCAGTTATGGCGTCAAACTGACGTGGGTTATACGCCGACACTCGGTGTCGCATACGGTGGTATTTGGGGTGAAAACTATTGGTACGATAAAACAGATGTATGGTCACACCCAATTCTGTCGAAATATGTACCTAAGAACCAATTATTGCCGCGCTCTATGCGTCGTGTTAAAGCGCCTGATCATCACTATAACCACGTAAATAACGCGCGTGTTTCGAAAGAACTACAAGACTTAGGTGTGTTAGTGAATATTGGTGCACACGGTCAACGTGAAGGTTTAGCTGCGCATTGGGAAATGTGGATGTTCGCGCAAGGCGGCATGGCACCACTTGAGGTGATCCGCACTGCGACTATCGACCCTGCCAAACATTTTGGTTTAGATAAGCATATTGGTTCACTTGAAGTCGGTAAGCTTGCTGACTTAATGGTAATTGATGGCAATCCGTTAGAGAATATTCGCGATACCGATAAAGTAACGCATACAATGATCAACGGTCGTTTATTCGACACGGCTACAATGAACGAAGTAGGTAAGAAAAAACGCGAAAAGCTGTATTTTGAAAAATAA
- the glmU gene encoding bifunctional UDP-N-acetylglucosamine diphosphorylase/glucosamine-1-phosphate N-acetyltransferase GlmU, whose translation MALTTVILAAGKGTRMRSKLPKVLHPVANKPMVQHVIDNALSLGAKTTNLVYGHGGELLQEHLAHNDVNWVLQAEQLGTGHAVAQAKEHIANDDTVLILYGDVPLTKKSTLEALLAATPNQGLAILTVDLDDPTGYGRIERKDGNIVGIVEQKDANPEQLKITEINSGIMAVNGGLLRDWLGRLSNNNAQGEYYLTDIVAMAHADGVEITSAQPSDLMEVEGANNRVQLAALERAYQAWQAEELMLNGASLADPARIDVRGEVATGQDVQIDVNVIFEGKVVIGNDVVIGPNCVLKDCEIGDGVVIKANSIVEEAKVAAKCTLGPFARLRPGAVMEEDSHIGNFVEMKKTRLGKGSKANHLTYLGDTEVGEKVNIGAGTITCNYDGVNKSKTIIGDNAFIGSNSSLVAPVEIGQTATIGAGSVVTANVAEQQLAVSRAKQRNIDGWQRPVKKS comes from the coding sequence ATGGCACTGACCACTGTAATTCTCGCTGCGGGCAAAGGCACTCGTATGCGTTCAAAACTACCAAAAGTCCTACACCCTGTTGCGAATAAACCAATGGTGCAACATGTTATTGATAACGCATTATCGCTTGGCGCTAAAACCACAAATTTAGTGTATGGCCATGGTGGTGAATTACTTCAAGAACACTTAGCACACAACGATGTGAACTGGGTTTTACAAGCAGAACAGTTAGGTACTGGTCATGCAGTTGCACAAGCGAAAGAGCATATTGCCAATGACGATACCGTATTGATTCTTTACGGTGATGTACCGCTTACAAAAAAATCGACACTCGAAGCACTGCTTGCAGCAACACCAAATCAAGGCCTTGCAATTCTGACTGTAGATTTAGATGATCCTACAGGTTATGGTCGTATTGAGCGTAAAGATGGCAATATTGTAGGTATCGTTGAGCAAAAAGATGCCAATCCAGAACAACTAAAAATTACCGAAATTAATTCAGGTATTATGGCGGTTAATGGCGGCTTGTTACGCGATTGGTTAGGTCGTTTATCAAATAATAATGCACAAGGTGAATACTACCTTACTGATATCGTAGCCATGGCACACGCTGATGGTGTTGAAATTACTTCAGCGCAACCAAGCGATTTAATGGAAGTAGAAGGTGCAAATAATCGCGTGCAACTAGCGGCATTAGAACGCGCTTATCAAGCGTGGCAAGCTGAAGAGTTAATGCTAAATGGCGCAAGTTTAGCCGACCCTGCACGCATTGACGTACGCGGTGAAGTCGCCACAGGACAAGACGTACAAATTGATGTAAACGTCATATTTGAAGGCAAGGTCGTTATTGGTAACGATGTGGTTATTGGCCCGAACTGTGTATTAAAAGATTGCGAAATCGGCGATGGCGTAGTGATTAAGGCTAACTCAATTGTTGAAGAGGCAAAAGTAGCAGCTAAGTGCACACTTGGCCCATTTGCACGCCTTCGTCCAGGAGCTGTTATGGAAGAAGATTCACACATTGGTAACTTTGTCGAAATGAAAAAGACCCGCTTAGGTAAAGGCTCTAAAGCGAATCACCTCACTTATCTTGGTGATACTGAAGTAGGCGAAAAAGTGAATATTGGTGCTGGCACCATTACTTGCAACTACGACGGCGTAAACAAATCTAAAACCATTATTGGCGATAACGCGTTTATTGGCTCAAACAGCTCGCTGGTAGCGCCTGTTGAAATTGGTCAAACAGCCACTATTGGCGCAGGTTCAGTTGTTACAGCCAATGTTGCAGAACAACAGCTAGCGGTATCACGTGCAAAGCAACGTAATATTGATGGTTGGCAGCGTCCTGTTAAGAAAAGCTAA
- a CDS encoding class I SAM-dependent methyltransferase, with translation MKTILNLAITAAIAASSITAVHATTLQEAVKSEVRSDKNKSRDEFRNPQQTLNFFGLTEDMTVVEIWPGGGWYTEVISPVVAEKGKFVAAHFPSGTDVGYFNKHLPKYQAKIKNTPALSKTEITEFHPKFSPDMAPAGSADMVLTFRNLHNFYMTSDEMMQTTLDSAFKALKPGGVLGVVDHKLPENLDAEAFRQSGYIKQSVVEAAAKKAGFKLVASSGVNANPLDQAQYEKGVWTLPPTLALGDKDKAKYLAIGESNRFTLKFVKPTL, from the coding sequence ATGAAAACGATACTTAACCTAGCGATTACTGCAGCCATTGCAGCAAGCTCGATCACAGCCGTACACGCAACAACATTACAAGAAGCAGTAAAAAGCGAAGTACGTAGCGACAAAAATAAATCGCGAGATGAATTTCGTAATCCTCAGCAAACACTTAACTTTTTCGGCTTAACTGAGGATATGACAGTCGTTGAAATCTGGCCTGGAGGTGGTTGGTACACCGAAGTTATCTCACCTGTTGTTGCTGAAAAAGGTAAGTTTGTTGCAGCACACTTTCCATCAGGAACCGATGTGGGTTACTTCAATAAACATTTACCTAAGTATCAAGCAAAAATTAAAAATACGCCTGCGCTGAGCAAAACAGAAATAACCGAATTCCACCCTAAGTTTAGTCCTGATATGGCACCTGCTGGTAGTGCAGATATGGTACTGACATTTCGTAACTTGCATAACTTTTACATGACCAGTGATGAAATGATGCAAACCACATTAGATTCCGCGTTCAAAGCGCTTAAGCCAGGTGGTGTGTTAGGTGTGGTCGATCATAAATTACCTGAAAACCTCGATGCTGAAGCATTCCGTCAGTCAGGTTATATCAAGCAAAGTGTGGTAGAAGCTGCTGCTAAAAAAGCGGGCTTTAAATTGGTAGCAAGTTCAGGTGTTAATGCCAACCCGCTCGATCAAGCCCAATACGAGAAAGGCGTTTGGACACTACCACCAACACTTGCATTGGGTGATAAAGACAAAGCCAAATACTTAGCTATTGGCGAAAGTAACCGATTTACGCTTAAATTTGTTAAGCCAACATTGTAA